The Flavobacteriales bacterium genomic interval ATGGTCGCGTATTGGGCTTTAAACTCAAACATATAGGCACCGAGTTGGTCCAAGACTTGAAGGTCACGTTCAATAGACCCGTAACCGGAACAAAGTACCAAGTTGGCCAACGAATGCTTCACAAACGAATCGATAGGTTGAGCTTATTTACTTCTCGGATGTTCATGTATCCCGAGCAGGAATTCGAGGGTTTTGTGAATGACTTTAGGAATTATATCGAAAGAAAACAGCCACTTAAATTCGACACCCTGATCGAATACACCACACACAGCGCTGGCAAACAGCAATATAAGCTCGAACACAAGCTCCATATCTGGTTAGATCTACCACAGGTTCGTAAAACTTAACATTAGCTTTTCTTTTAATTCACTTAATTTTAACCGCCGAAAAACCAGTACTAAGCCCATTGGCGGATCTATGAACCTAGTGATTTTTGACATCGACGGAACCATTACAAAAACGAATCCCGTCGACGAAGCTTGCTTTCGACAAACGGCCGAAGAGATCTTTCAAAAAAAGATAGGCTCCATCGATTTTCACGACTTCCGTAACATCACGGATAGCACCGTCGTATTTGAGCTCTATCAAAAACACATGGGGCGAAATCCGAGTCGCGACGAGTACTACTCCTTTAGAAAGGCCTTCAAGAAGAACTTGAAAAGCCTATTCAAAACACACTCCAATGAGTTTGAACCGGTCGACGGAATTCAAACGCTACTCCATGAGCTGGGCAAGCACGGCAAATGGAAGTTCATCATCGCCACGGGCTGTTGGAAATTCTCTGCCAAGTTCAAGCTGGAGAGCTCCGGCTTTTACTATAAAAAGCTGGACGTAGTTACAGCTGACGACGGATTAACACGGGATCGGATCATTCTTAACGCGATCAATCAGGCCAAAAAAAAGCACAGTGTCGACAACTTTAAACGAATCGTGTACGTTGGTGACGCCAGTTGGGACATTAAGTCGTGCTACAACCTGCACTTGCCATTCATAGGCGTAGAGGCTGAAGAGAACGACAAAAAGAAGGAAGAACTGGGCAACTACCTCACCATGCATCAATATCCGGCCTTGAAGGACTTCATCAAGATCGCCAAACAGGCCAAAGTTCCAGCCTTGCCATTCGTTCATCCCCTCTTTCGCGAAGAAGAGAACGGGGATCTATGAATAGCGACTACCGCAAATATCTCGAACGTGCCGAAAGCGAAGGTAAAAGCATCAAAAAGACCTTCGCTCGCTGGAAGCGAAAAACACCCAATAAGCTCGACGATCATTTTCAGGAAGCTCACTACGAAGCTTTCGAGGAAATAGAATGTTTGGATTGCGCCAATTGTTGCAAAACCACGAGTCCGATCTTCATCGATCGCGATATCGACCGTATCGCAAGTCATTTGCGAATGAAGCCCTCTGCCTTTATAGAAAAGTATTTGCGGCTCGATTCGGACGACGATTACGTACTACAGCGCTCGCCCTGCGCATTCTTAGGCCCCGATAACTACTGCTCTATTTACGACTTTAGGCCTCGTGCATGCCGTGAGTATCCGCATACCGACCGAAAGAACATGCATCAGAT includes:
- a CDS encoding HAD family hydrolase, with the protein product MNLVIFDIDGTITKTNPVDEACFRQTAEEIFQKKIGSIDFHDFRNITDSTVVFELYQKHMGRNPSRDEYYSFRKAFKKNLKSLFKTHSNEFEPVDGIQTLLHELGKHGKWKFIIATGCWKFSAKFKLESSGFYYKKLDVVTADDGLTRDRIILNAINQAKKKHSVDNFKRIVYVGDASWDIKSCYNLHLPFIGVEAEENDKKKEELGNYLTMHQYPALKDFIKIAKQAKVPALPFVHPLFREEENGDL
- a CDS encoding YkgJ family cysteine cluster protein, which codes for MNSDYRKYLERAESEGKSIKKTFARWKRKTPNKLDDHFQEAHYEAFEEIECLDCANCCKTTSPIFIDRDIDRIASHLRMKPSAFIEKYLRLDSDDDYVLQRSPCAFLGPDNYCSIYDFRPRACREYPHTDRKNMHQILDLTRKNTEVCPAVARIVLQLKSYL